In the genome of Carya illinoinensis cultivar Pawnee chromosome 13, C.illinoinensisPawnee_v1, whole genome shotgun sequence, the window AGCTCTAAAGAGTGTGATTGTGGGACTTGTATAGGGTCTAAAAACTGTTGTTAGTGCGATTTgtgaaaatctttttaaatctatttCTTTCATTCAACTTAAGATTTTGAGGCTATAAAGTGCGCACATGTGTCTCTTTTTAGGCTTTGATTGTAGTGCACCGGATGTTGGACGTTTTTGTGCTTGAGAAAAAACCAAGACCTCAGGTCTAAATTAGGGGAACCAAACCCTCCGTTCCAACTCGAGGTGTCTTTCCCTTTTGAATCGATAGGGTCATGTTTGATCAACCAATTAAGCATACTCTTTTGGCTGGACCAATTAATATCTCCATAACAACCCTTGTGCTACTACAATGAAAAGGAACCATACAACAACAATTAGCATGACATTTTAAGAAAGTACAAGATTCTATTAATACTCTTAATTGCCAAAAcatgatataaatttagaaaaagaatatGGCATCACCATATCTTTCTTTTCCCGCCTCCAAGCTCCACTATCTTCAATGCCATAATAGTAGTTTGTCTAGGCATGTTTTAAGAATGATAATGATCATAATAATGATACTCAAGGTATGATATTAGTGATTATAATTATCATTCCAATAAATAGTTGTTAAAAAAGACATGGCTAAGGTATCCAAAAAACAGGGGATCCCTGATCTACTTGATATATGTTAATGTAGAAGTCTTTAAGGAAGCCATCCTTAAATACCCAAAAAGAGGAGAGACATCGAGTATCATTACAACATCACTTTTACCAACATTATTACATTATACAAgagcaactaaaaaaaaataaaaaacttagggATTTACTGTAGAGCGGGCATCATATTCATCATAGACTCTTTGGTAGGACTGGCTATCCCTTTTGCACATTTGGACCCCACATTATCGTACCTTTGATGCCTTCTCAATCAAACCTGCAGTGGGTTGCATCAAAGACTATGATCTGGTTGGCAATATGGATAACATCACCATTCTTCATTTGCCATTTGGTTGAGTGATAATAAATACATTACTTAAAAATGTCTTTAATCCCCATCATGAGCATAAAAAGGGCCCGGCCAATATGCTTGCAATATCTTGATCACTCTTAACCAACCAAAAGTTACACTTCCAAGGGAGAAAATGTACTCAAAGAAGAATTAAAACCCTCAACAATTTTTGAGTTTGGATAAATCTTAAACATATAGCTCACTTCCAATGAAACTCCAACTCATGATAAATAAAGGGAATTTGGCTTAAAAGATTCTAGGAGGATCATATATAATTGGGGGTTGAGTACATAATTAGATTTCGGGTTTTACACTGCTATCTTTTTACTTCGCGAGTTTCTTATTTTATtgctattttaaatattttaaattcgtCAAAAAATTGGAAATTCAAAAAGCAAAAATGATATTGGTGTAAGACTTCAAAGAAACTGATTGTATATTTAACCCTATATATGTAATTTCTGCCCAAGGTTTATCATTTATACCTGAGACGAGAGaaaattattaagttttatCTAAAAGAAATAGCATGCTTGCAAGAGTACTGCACAGTGCACACACTACTTTTCtagctaataaaaaaatatttgcaaaaatCTCGTCTGTAACATCTTTGCATGAAAAAGTGTAAGAGTCGGAAAGAAATTAGGGGCCTACCTTAACCAGAATTCTTTTGCCTTTTGATAGAAATGATTCCATTAACGGTCGCAAAAGCAATTCGTTAATTCTTTTCAAGAACCCTGTGTTTCTTACTCGGCTAGCTATTCCTTTCAACATCCCCACAGTTTAGTGGTTGATTTCAACCTTTTTATCCCCATCTTTCCTTGACACTAcaagatattaatatataaatatttttcatgtagATACCACCACTTTTTcggaaaattacataatatgcTCGCTTGGGGCTGCATGGCCCGGCTATACTTTGTAATTTCGAATTATTAAATGTTTTACATTCAATAAACATTTATTTTGCAGCAAAAtagaataagaggagataatTGAAGATGGCTTCTCTATTTAAACACGATTATCGTATCACAATAATCGTTGAGAACGAGATAGAAGGAGCGAGAAGTAGTAGATGCTGCTCGAATTTGAGTCATCCCTAGCCTATATTCCAGTCCCACCAAAGAATTCAATAAATTCTTAAGCGGCTAATATTACACCATTTAACTAAAAATTGATAAACAACACTCAGCCTAATTTTCAAAGGAAAACATGTCTTcgtttaaagttaaaaataaaaataaactctatTTAAGTTCTTCATTTACCAATACATTATTTTGTatgtttgatatatttttttcataattataataagtcttccaataaataattcacttaagggatgatttataaataacaatatatatatatatatatatatatatctgtgtgtgtgtggacTGAAGTTGACTGAAATTATTCATGCAATTGAGGTTACTTCAAGCACAAGTGTTCCTCCATTTTTGGGGTTTCATCCCACatcaacagagagagagagagaaaaagggggTAAAGGAATATACTTAGATTCAGTTTTGAATTGGATTACTCACAAATAGAAAGGAAACCCCGAGCTGAAGTCCACCATTAGTGGGGTCTTAACGGCTAATTCCTGTCGGCGTAATCGAAAAGGATATTAATGGATGACAACTTTGTTTAAACCGCGTGGGCTCCATTActaacataaatattattagaaagacagaaaatacaataaataggTCACATAGGACTCTTTAGTCTTTAGGTGGGTCGTCAATTCCATCTCAAATCATATCATGTTTTTGTAGTTGTATGATCTTTGGAATCCCAAGCCCTCTCATTACACcaacaattaattaatataaaatataataaaataaaaggttaAAGAAAGCTACCTCCTTGGCTCCCCCCAACCAAGTTTTGTTTAATCCTTGTCATCAATcttatcattaattaatattatttagaaaaataattcatCTGTCCGGGTATAGTCCAAATCATACGTACTCATTTGATGAATGACGCGtgtcttttttatctttttttatttttttattttaaagtttgtgaGAATTAAGGAGAATTATGATAGGATACAGTTAAAAAACTATTGCACAGTCAATGTACACTGTAAATATCGTTCATGCAATAATGATTGAATTTCTTGAACATTTGGCTCCCAAACATCAACTTCACCAACTCAATTATAGATATCCTCCATATCAATGCTCAACAACTGGATGACTTTTATCAGACTGTCCAGCATCATCGATCTACATCGATCATCGGACCGTTCTTTGGTTTCACAACCAGATTTTTGAATCCAGATCTGATGCATGCATTGCTGCCCCAATTATGGTGTCgggttttatgccttgtagtgcACACCATCTTGATCAGATTGCAAGCACTGTAATTTGGAGAAATTATTAGGCTTTTCTTCTGTTAATGATCGGCGGAAAATAACTCCGATGATTAAGTTAGTCGGAGATTCTTTTAGAGTAAATTGTTGAGGAGAAAATTTCAAAGAGATGTGATTCTGCATGTTTTAAGGAACCCCACCATTCTATTGAGTTTGAGGCAATCACTTGCCATCATGTTCATTTCGGAGTGTCCGttaattatcatcatcattcGAGACTCTAAGGAGCCGTCTACCTGCATGCTTCATTTTTGTAAACGAtctacagatatatatataaatatatatatatatatataggggttATGTTTTCACAACATGtctaatctttttttatttaatcatttcaattttctcaaattctcatataaaataaaataaaaaatttaaaattttaaatctcaaaataataataataatattaaaaaaatatattctaacaatattttattcaattttcattttttatctcaacttatctcatcttatttatgaaaacaaacgaggctagTAAGAACAGTAACCTGCATACtcttaaaattatttacaaCTCAATTGTCTTGTATACTACCAATCCTTATACAAAGCATAAAACATCTCTAAATTAAACATATCAAGTAAGCAAAACCCTCCAACTATTTACACTCTTAAGTAAGAACATTAACCAGCCCACTTTTAAAAGTTATACATCCTTTCTCTAGGAATATTGTTATAATCATATCAAGACCAACTCAAAAACTACATGATCAGCACCCtccttgattaaaaaatataacaccCACTGAACATCTTATAACACTACCTCCCACTGCGCAAACACATGGATTCTTCAAGGAACAACTATACCATTCCCTTCcttttataatgaaaataaaatctatttataagttTCTTTTTCCAACAcgctattatattaatacatcgacttataaataacaaaatctcatttttataTGTAATGGGTCCTCGTCTAAAATTATGAATAACCAAGCTAGGGGCAAATTAGGGCCCAGAATCGGGTGAGTCGTGGTTCAGGGCCGATGAACTTATTCCTATTAGGCTCGTGGACCCTTTGGCCCAACCCTATGCAACCTCGGAGTtcctattttgttttattattggtGCTAAGGTATTGGTTTTCTTTGGAATATTTACTAATTTTTCCTTGCAAGGTTAAGCaaataaagaaatgagagaatGTTGGCTATTGAACATGAAAGTTACACAGAAATATGAATGATATTGAAGAGACCTTCATGACTAGTTATACAACAAGACAAAAGAGATCCAACAGTCCGTGATTACACTCACGCGGTTTTGGCCTTTTTGGGGTCTCTCTCTTCAAAATGGCCGCCCCATTTGTCCTCATATATCCCATTGCATGTGAGGGTTTTGAGATCAGTAGTACTTTTAAATTAAGAGCTTAACTGGGATTGTGGCGTTTCTCTGTAAGTTGATAGCGAAGATGAACGTGTGATGGATTTGTGGGGACAACATGTCCAAGAGCTCACGGGAATGGCCAAAAACCAGACTTTCTTGTTTAACGCAGGTGAAATCTGATCTTGGATTGGACTTCTCCATCACACAGATACAGAGGGCCGTCCAAAATCTTTTGCTTGCTGGccaccttatttatttatataaaaatgttgTTTTGCTTGTGGGatacatatgtatatagaaTAAGTTGATGGGTTTTGAATCGATGGTTAAGGATATGTAAAAGAAATAgggggaaaaagggaaagaaaaagactcCATCCCTCCAATATTATGGCCCCCACACGGTTTCTTACTTTATTTTGTACTACTAATGCTGAAGCATGTTCTATGAAGAATTCTGGTATTTTATTGACAAAACATTCACCAATATTGAAGATTTTTTGCTCTTGACTACTAAGCACCAAGTCACATGGATGAACATTTTGTTCCGCCATTGCTGGCAAACCTGAAAATGACTCCCCTCATGCACCCAAAgactaaagtttgaaaaaaatctagacacagaatatatatatatatatatatatatctagttttGCTTTAAATGACAATTACATTTAAgtctaaaataatttcaaatgtcATGTCAATAAATATAAGATAATAGAAAATGTATTCACAAAAAACTTACAAAGCCACGCGAATTTCCCTTAAATAATTTaagatcttttaaaaatttgaaacacTTCGTATTCTTTCTCCTGTAacgcttgattttttttttaaattatttttaccaCTCTTAAAAAGGCCAGAATCatgttttaattaataattaataatttttcattgcAGAGTTGTACAAGTAATTCAGTAATTGATTATAATGATGATACGAGTTTAGTTGCTCTATTGCATACCTAGGATTTTAGTGAACTTCTGTGAAATCATTATTTGTTCCAAAAATTTAAGTTGATGAGaatagatagattttattatttattttatatcttaatattcTCTTTCACGTGTGGGTCAGAGTCGTTAGACTCCCTGTCAATGAGTAGATCAATAtgtggaatatttaattaaattaagtaTAGTATAGAGTCAGTTTGAACTTATGACATCTACACTGATATTACAAGAAATCACCACttatcataaaaatttaaattaatagaaaaaagtaaattctattatttattttatattttaacagcTTCTGTAGTTTTGagtatacttatttttttagacaaatagAGAAATGTTAAAATTATGTATTCATCCTATTATGTTAATGCGGTATACCCATTaagctttaaattatttttcagaATGAGAATTTATTCACATgtcttgaaaataaaatgagaccTAACTCATTTGAATAGAAATAGAACTTCGAACGATGACTGTTCCTTGAGAACGTTTAGAGTGCCCACAGCCACAGGCCTCGACACATGCCAGGAAGTTTGTACCCATCCACCGTTTGGGCTTGTATGCAATTGGGTGCACGTCGGCAAATTTCAGGTTGAGTCAAGGTTACCAAAGCCCAATGCAGtgttattgtttaaaaaaaaaaaagaaaattccaacCAGCTCCTTTGCAGTCAAGGCAGAGCCATTTAGCTAAGATGTAACAACCCAAGCCCATCACCGTGGTATAGCAGTAATTCAAACAGAGCATTTGACAGCCTAGCCAGACGTGAAAATGTGTTGTTTTCAGCGGAAAATTTGAAGATTTTCTATGTAATTTATAGCAATGAGCAATTACAAAATAATCCCCATACGAAAGAGATCAGTACGTAAGAGTCAATCTCTTGTTTGGATATACCAATTTTTGCAATTTTACAACAACATAACATGCCTGATTAATCACACCAATGTGGATACGACAATACCACAAAAATACCATATCATAAACTAACAGACAGACACAGAAAGACGTGGAAACATGTGGTTTTAGCTCTATAAACAGTGGCTTGACTCACTTTTATGGGTGAGAAGATTCTGATCACTCTGTCCTccgcattttaattttaatgggaGCTTCCGTGTAGGATTCCACCTTCTCAACAGCTTTGCGTAGTGGTCTTCCAACTGAAGATCTTCGTGGTGGTTGTGCTTCATTTCTTGGCACAAAAATTTCTACTTCCGCTTCCTTTTTGATTGATGATTTTAATGGAAGAGGACCTTCATGCATAGGATTTTCAAGTGACTGACTGAGTGGATAGTTAGCATACTCTATCTCAAATAAGTTCTCTGTGGGTTCTCTCTCATGGAATTTAAACCTTGCGGATTGCCTCCTCATACAACGCCTGATCAAAGTTAAAAAAGCCAGCATTTTACCTTTTTCTTTCAAGGGGTAAGGGATGATAAAAAGCAATGATAACAGCATTTTTTGCATCTCTGCAGACATGAATGCAGGAATCCAGAAACGAATTACAGATCAAGAACTTGCtaacacaatatttttttagatcctTTTAAGGAGGACGTCTTATGCATTTCTTTCAATGTTTGATATGTTCATCTATTCCTAAAACATCCAACACTCAATAGAATGCATGCGAAGTTATATGACATGTTCTTCGCTAGGGGTTTCCCAGAATCATGTAAGACAGAAAACAGTTAAGACGTATGCAGCTATATTAATGCTACAACAAAccttttattttcaaccttctCTTTATCTGCAACCTTTTCAAATGCAGTAGATGGGCCCATAGCTGCAAGTATTTGTTAGTCCgatatagaaaaagaaaaacaaatctagaaaaaagaaaatgaaagatccattttaGATCCATAAAAATTACATCGACTTCTTCTCGTGCGCCTTCTGTTGCGATTAGACTTCTTTCCACTGTTGTTAGCTTCATGCAATAATTGCTCTGCCGCCACCTCTCCTTCCTTAAGGCAACAAAATTCAAGAAgctataaatataaagaatcgGATGGGCCCTAACAACATATCAGAAACATGACAAAGAAGAGTAACTCAACACACCTGAGAGGCAGTCTTTCCATCATAGCTCACCTCTGTTTTTCTCTGCAAATGAAGTAAGAtttcctttttattaaaaacatagTGTGTTGAAGTTTAATCTGAAGGGTATTTCAATTGATTTCGTTTACTATAATTTCCTTTCACACCGGGATTTCCTTAAATCTCCTACTTCAGGTTAAATTTGCGAGAGTTGTTGCTGTAATAGTATTAAAAATCTACATAAGAAGTTCCCTTTTGATAGCTTActagaacaaaaaaatattcataagatCATTGAATCAGAACATAACAAAGAAGAGTAACTCACACACCTGAGAGGCAGTCTTTTCATAGCTCACCTCTGTTTTTCTCTGCAAATGaagtaagatttattttttattaaaaccagtGTTGAAGTTTAATCTGAAGGGTATTTCAGTTGATTTCGTTTACTATAATTTCCTTTCATACCGGGACTTTCTTGAATCTAACCTACTTCAAGTTAAATTTGCGGAGTTGTTGCTGGAAGAGTAATTAAAATCTATCTAAGAAGTTCCCTTTTGACAGATTACTGTAACAAAAAATGCTCATAAGATCATTCTGATCAGTATTACCATAGATTAACTTTATCATATCATATACTGCATTGTTATGAACTACGTGGTTGGAGGCTGGTGTTTAAGGTTCATGAAATTCATGACATCTCAAATCAAAGATCTGTGTGAAGTATGTATGGCATCCAACatgcaaaaatatatatgctCTTAGATGTAGTTTCGAGCAAGGCAAAGggcaaaaaaggagagagagaactcATTCAATGAATCGAACTCCGTAATGAAAGTTGCATATTTCGcaacaaataataaaagtaataggAATGAAAGTTGCACTTGCATTATTGAACCTGGTTAGCTATTCTACATGGCACGGTAAAGATTGTGCAAGGCGATTCTGGAAGACATCTTAAAACTTGGAGGAGGAAATCAGCGATAGGCAGGCAAGAAAAGTTAATATTCACAGAATAATTATGTAATGACTACTGGTTTTAGAAGAGGTTCTGCAGAGGTTCAGTGTGTAGATGACCTAAACACCAGGGGCGtataaaccaaacaaaaaatctACATAAGAGGTTCAGTATGCAGACTAAGTTCACTGTAGAAACAGCTCGCAAGTATATGATGTCATATGAAGAGGAAACTAACACAGCTCCAACAGGTTTTTACAAGCCCTACTTCCAAGCGTGTATGGACTCTGGAGGCACAagttgacatgaatttgatttaCAAAACAAGTTCCaaattaaattatcttataaatcaaatcttgtCACGTCAACATTATAGAAGACacagatataatttttatattttacgaCTTTCAATTGCTACTTGCACGTGTATAACATGTGCATTACCAAAACATGCCAAAATTACTCTTGGTTACATACGAATCTATTACTTGTATACAAGCTGAAACAatgttttcataaaaaaaaaatgagccaCGTTATCAACTATtgtcataaatattattatttattcattcttttataTCAGAAActtctcaatttctcaactttTCCTCCCATCTTGCTAGGAAAAACCTTTCCTCTTTTGTGATATAAACTCTTCGGTTTCTCAATCATTCCTCTACTCTTATTGAGAGAAACCTTTCATCTCCTCTTCAGATAATTGTAAAAAAGGGCCTTCAGTCTCCACCTCATGTGCTTGACTAAATAATGGTACTAGCAATTTACTTATTCCAGCCTGCATCGCACGGGTTTACGACTAGTATAATAGAATACAAGGTTAGAGCTAACCTTCAGTTCTGTATCCTTCATTTTGAGTAAGGCATCCTTGCATACAAGCGCATGACCAAGTGTTTTTATCTGAAATAAGCAGTGTTGGGAGTTTAAACACAAAATTACCAATGTTCATAAGTGTTTTCATAACCAATGTGCATGAAAGAGTTGAAAGTTCAAAACCAAATTACCCTCTCTCTTCCAAAATTAAGTTCCTGCACAATCAGCAATGACAGTTACAATCCGTAAGAACCAGAATTGTAGATATGAGATTAAAAGATTTGTTTCAGGCGAAAAGCAGGCGCACCGCTAACATCTGGCTATTTGATTGAGCAAGGTTCCAATTCTGAAGCTGCAGTTTTTGAAGACTCGCTCGCAGTTTCTGCAACTCAGCTGCACTGAGTTCAATTGTTTTACTGTTGTAGTGTAATTAAGGACACCCACTCTGATTAGTAGGTAACAACAAACGTATGCGGGGGTGGGGGGGAGGTGTTGGGGTGtggggaggaggaggaagaggaaaagAGATAAATTATGTTATTTGATAGTTTCCTCCGCAAACAAACATAAAACCAACCAAACAATAGACCCTCCAGAGCGATATGgaaagatagatagatagaacAACCGAAGGATACTTCCTCTCGGAGATAAGTTTGAGCAAAGCCTTTCTCTCCTGATGTGGAAATCGAAAACGTAAACAACCCTAGTAAGTGGAACCACAAATATCAGAGAGTATCGAGAAGCAAGCAAGATTGTACCTGGAGGAGTTGGTCGATGTAGGCCTCATCTGGGGGCGGCTTGTCGTCTTGGCTGGGGAGTTTGGGTTGCGTCTGCGAGTTCGTAATGTCGGATAGTTTCTTCCTCATTATGCTTCCGAAAGAAGACCTCTTCGCCATTCTCTCTCACCCGCAAAGGTAATACTGAGAAGGAAAATTTTGGATCCCAAGTGaaaattgaatttgaatttaacAAAGCTTGTGGCACCCTGCGGAAATGCAAAGAAAATTGGACGCAAATTGCAGATTTTTGGGAAAAGATTGTAACAAAATTGACGCAAACTCCGAAAGAAGAATTCTAAATCAAGAGAGAATGTGAAAGGCAAAGGGCaaagaggagagaaaaagtaaaagcaagCAGCAGCCAAAAGTGGATGTGGGTCGGCCTAACGGCTTTCCGAAGCGAAGTGTCCGAACCTCAAACCCTTCCGAACCtcatttttgaaatataatgaTTTCTATACGACGAAACCTATAGTCTTAACCAACGCTAGATTTGATATTTTCAACAagaaatgattattattattttgaatctatcaaatcaaattaattttaaattaatttttgtaaattttttatatagtttttattttctttttccttttttaaatgtaaatcagcaaaaatcaagtagattgtcttaaagcattttcatccaaatgaaaaaaggaaaagaaaaggatatcGATTGTTTCTCTCCTTGTAAAATTAAGTCCTCCTTTAACTGTTCTAAGGTATGACTAatcctatttttttattttcattgttgTCGGCTCCTTGGTCAAGTTGGGTAGTTGGCATCGGCACACAATGGTTAGGCAAATTAGGCAATTATTCATTCTTTCACTACTCATTAGAAGTGTTAGCTTAGGCAATGTTTTAGGTAAAGCtaatatgcatattttttgCTTTTGGTTACTCGATCAAATTCGAGCTTCAAAATAAATTAGTCATCTcactctctataataataaaatatttatttttatttatttattttttatcttttcaaacCGATGTGTATAGCAGATAATCCACACGATTTAaatagtaagatttgatttttaatatttaaaatttaaaatttatctactAAGTTAAATCATATTGTGAC includes:
- the LOC122290873 gene encoding shugoshin-1-like isoform X1 — encoded protein: MAKRSSFGSIMRKKLSDITNSQTQPKLPSQDDKPPPDEAYIDQLLQERKALLKLISERNKTIELSAAELQKLRASLQKLQLQNWNLAQSNSQMLAELNFGRERIKTLGHALVCKDALLKMKDTELKRKTEVSYEKTASQRKTEVSYDGKTASQEGEVAAEQLLHEANNSGKKSNRNRRRTRRSRSMGPSTAFEKVADKEKVENKRRCMRRQSARFKFHEREPTENLFEIEYANYPLSQSLENPMHEGPLPLKSSIKKEAEVEIFVPRNEAQPPRRSSVGRPLRKAVEKVESYTEAPIKIKMRRTE
- the LOC122290873 gene encoding shugoshin-1-like isoform X3 yields the protein MRPTSTNSSSKTIELSAAELQKLRASLQKLQLQNWNLAQSNSQMLAELNFGRERIKTLGHALVCKDALLKMKDTELKRKTEVSYEKTASQRKTEVSYDGKTASQEGEVAAEQLLHEANNSGKKSNRNRRRTRRSRSMGPSTAFEKVADKEKVENKRRCMRRQSARFKFHEREPTENLFEIEYANYPLSQSLENPMHEGPLPLKSSIKKEAEVEIFVPRNEAQPPRRSSVGRPLRKAVEKVESYTEAPIKIKMRRTE
- the LOC122290873 gene encoding shugoshin-1-like isoform X2; translation: MAKRSSFGSIMRKKLSDITNSQTQPKLPSQDDKPPPDEAYIDQLLQERKALLKLISERNKTIELSAAELQKLRASLQKLQLQNWNLAQSNSQMLAELNFGRERIKTLGHALVCKDALLKMKDTELKRKTEVSYDGKTASQEGEVAAEQLLHEANNSGKKSNRNRRRTRRSRSMGPSTAFEKVADKEKVENKRRCMRRQSARFKFHEREPTENLFEIEYANYPLSQSLENPMHEGPLPLKSSIKKEAEVEIFVPRNEAQPPRRSSVGRPLRKAVEKVESYTEAPIKIKMRRTE